One window of the Pseudofrankia sp. DC12 genome contains the following:
- a CDS encoding AAA domain-containing protein — METAAAQRERFAMLTNRCHRMVRFLHEVALSQADQVTRVEDNPLALWLAELPGGLSLFEHATAGEVVLEAPAAAVLPSPPPLPDALAGWVVLPEPGDLPSDSPPLRETSLRAPDQLRWSGGEPGGWPDGVWPDAIPLRPGGQPVTDGFAEPVRLVDRPEVPAAYQDWLPTWQIWASRARADADRRTLHGTLHSVAGRLAQEGDGLELVLATGLLSWRAPDGRTLRRHLLTTRLAVEIDPVSSAIRLRVPAGVATRLEDGPLLDGLAVFHEERTNALHERLRARPAAPLGADDERLLRDWLAVALDVGHDGYHPSWQPSGPPTDRPRIDLAPAIVLRARGQAALLTYYEQMLDALRGDGRPPLGLVQLVETLEADERLAWLAAEGAASPGRLSDDPLFPLPANPEQAHVVARLRHDSGVVVEGPPGTGKTHTIANLVSALLAEGQRVLVTSQKAQALRVLRDKLPESLRRLCVSLTDAEGLGTDELTVSVSALAAEKAAYDPAGQARRIDTARARRDAAVARRDELAAAIQLQRAAEAIGHPASEVAPGWSGTRGAIAARVRREQDDHGWLPSPVPRGDARLRAGGAPGEARPNGRDAGAGEVPPDAPPAPPLSAAEATELWTLLRTADSSFPDPGTTPEPGDLTGDDLGLGPMSLPSVEAIERLVDRERATAAEAAAATRSATGSAVRAVAAALGVLDTAGLDRLTAAVGTVTRTLEGARRTARHAPWLPRALDAALVGRDAAVWTKVTSAGSALDAATEALATLGLRAVSLPADVTAAAAAGVVPADPTATPAARLLATGEALRGHLDEGGNLRRMFRSRAQKDAADLLEGTTVDGLAPTTAELLDLVLARLRAEVAIDAAARAWALAGVMVGFEPRGAVDEPAGDAAAPEARLARLIEAQDALGAIVAVVTARDRARSLLAALEAETTPSSARSEADRLAVGSGLVDLSSTDALHDLVDAAAIARLRLAAAQAQADLDQLRAEVLSAAERPGFPAELRQVAASLATRDPAAYGAARHRLLDAAAARRASTRRADLLSRLTAAHPALAELLVAEAGGPDPATSASDADWRRRLARFEAAWSWGLAAGWLADAGAAGPGRTGDAPDFDAQLDAAEDAVAAATAQLAGAKAWQHCLERMGTRESAALRAYADAVGAGSRSGRHAERYRQAAREAMAVAQTAVPAWVMPIGAVLSTIPAVRDSFDVVIVDEGSQAGLDSLFLLWLAPRVIIVGDDRQCTPPVTLGRGAVVADSSGSGPERTAEAGALAAPDAWAPDDADELDPVFRRLDALLPDLPAWLRVSFTPRSSLFSLLRTRFGEVIRLREHFRCMPEIIEWSSAMFYRDAPLVPLRQFGADRLPPLRSRHVPHGYTTGAGAGLRNPAEAEALVAHLLECAADPRYDGASFGVVVLQGTGQAELVRALLAARLPAAEQLRRRLRVGTPPDFQGDERDVVFLSMVVAPGAPAIALTRQEYQRRFNVAASRARDQVWLFHSAGLEDLDPGDLRHSYLSYVLAHSHADENEAEEPPRLDQVAPDIPHPRFDSLFEQRVFRELTSAGYRVAPQVEVNGRRIDLVVAGGRARLAVECDGDAVETTARVAHDFARERQLRRAGWPFWRVRQSDFETDPAAALASLWPRLAAAGITPVDKSAPAREDGTTAAGSGASSPVATAPTAGWRPIALSDQDGLDDDLD, encoded by the coding sequence ATGGAGACGGCGGCGGCGCAGCGGGAACGTTTCGCGATGCTTACCAACCGGTGTCACCGGATGGTGCGATTCCTGCACGAGGTGGCGCTCTCCCAGGCCGACCAGGTGACGCGGGTCGAGGACAACCCGCTGGCGCTGTGGCTGGCCGAGCTGCCCGGCGGCCTGTCGCTGTTCGAGCACGCGACCGCCGGCGAGGTCGTGCTGGAGGCTCCGGCCGCGGCCGTGCTGCCCTCGCCGCCTCCGCTGCCGGACGCGCTGGCCGGCTGGGTCGTGCTGCCCGAGCCGGGCGACCTCCCGTCGGACTCGCCGCCGCTGCGCGAGACCAGCCTGCGGGCCCCTGACCAGCTTCGTTGGTCCGGCGGGGAGCCCGGCGGCTGGCCGGACGGGGTCTGGCCCGACGCCATCCCGCTGCGCCCGGGCGGCCAGCCGGTCACGGACGGGTTCGCCGAGCCGGTCCGCCTGGTCGACCGCCCGGAGGTGCCGGCGGCCTACCAGGACTGGCTGCCGACCTGGCAGATCTGGGCCAGCCGGGCCCGGGCCGACGCGGACCGGCGCACCCTGCACGGCACGCTGCACAGCGTCGCCGGCCGGCTCGCCCAGGAGGGCGACGGGCTGGAGCTGGTGCTCGCCACCGGGCTGCTGTCCTGGCGGGCCCCCGATGGCCGGACGCTGCGGCGCCACCTGCTGACCACCCGGCTGGCCGTCGAGATCGACCCGGTGAGCTCGGCGATCCGGCTGCGGGTCCCAGCCGGGGTCGCGACGAGGCTGGAGGACGGCCCGCTGCTCGACGGCCTCGCCGTCTTCCACGAGGAGCGCACAAACGCGCTGCACGAGCGGCTGCGGGCCCGCCCGGCGGCGCCGCTCGGCGCGGACGACGAACGGCTGCTGCGGGACTGGCTGGCGGTCGCGCTCGACGTCGGCCACGACGGCTATCACCCGTCGTGGCAGCCGTCCGGCCCGCCGACCGACCGGCCCCGCATCGACCTCGCCCCGGCGATCGTGCTCCGTGCCCGCGGCCAGGCGGCGCTGCTGACGTACTACGAGCAGATGCTCGACGCGCTGCGCGGCGACGGCCGCCCGCCGCTGGGCCTCGTCCAGCTGGTGGAGACGCTGGAGGCCGACGAGCGGCTGGCGTGGCTGGCCGCCGAGGGCGCCGCCAGCCCGGGCCGGCTGTCGGACGACCCGTTGTTCCCGCTGCCGGCGAACCCCGAGCAGGCGCACGTCGTGGCCCGGCTGCGGCACGACAGCGGCGTCGTCGTCGAGGGGCCGCCGGGCACCGGGAAGACCCACACCATCGCCAACCTGGTCTCGGCGCTGCTCGCCGAGGGCCAGCGCGTCCTGGTGACCAGCCAGAAGGCGCAGGCGCTGCGCGTGCTGCGCGACAAGCTGCCCGAGTCGCTGCGGCGCCTGTGCGTGTCGCTCACCGACGCCGAGGGGCTCGGCACGGACGAGCTCACGGTCAGCGTCAGCGCGCTGGCGGCCGAGAAGGCGGCCTACGACCCCGCCGGCCAGGCCCGCCGCATCGACACCGCCCGGGCCCGCCGGGACGCCGCCGTGGCCCGCCGCGACGAGCTTGCCGCGGCCATCCAGCTGCAGCGGGCCGCCGAGGCCATCGGCCATCCCGCGAGCGAGGTCGCCCCCGGCTGGTCGGGCACCCGCGGCGCGATCGCCGCCAGGGTCCGCCGCGAGCAGGACGACCACGGCTGGCTTCCGAGCCCCGTTCCCCGTGGGGACGCGCGGCTGCGGGCAGGCGGCGCCCCGGGCGAGGCTCGGCCGAACGGCCGGGACGCCGGCGCCGGGGAGGTCCCGCCGGACGCCCCGCCCGCGCCGCCGCTGAGCGCGGCCGAGGCCACCGAGCTGTGGACGCTGCTGCGGACCGCCGACAGCTCCTTCCCCGATCCCGGTACCACGCCCGAGCCCGGTGATCTGACCGGCGACGACCTCGGCCTCGGCCCGATGTCCCTGCCCTCCGTCGAGGCGATCGAACGGCTGGTGGACAGGGAGCGGGCCACGGCGGCGGAGGCCGCCGCGGCCACCCGTTCCGCCACCGGGTCGGCGGTCCGCGCGGTCGCCGCCGCGCTCGGCGTCCTCGACACGGCGGGCCTGGACCGGCTCACCGCCGCGGTCGGCACCGTCACCCGCACGCTGGAGGGAGCGCGACGGACCGCCCGGCACGCCCCCTGGCTGCCGCGCGCGCTCGACGCGGCCCTCGTCGGCCGCGACGCCGCCGTCTGGACGAAGGTCACGTCGGCCGGGTCAGCCCTCGACGCGGCGACCGAGGCGCTCGCCACGCTCGGGCTGCGGGCCGTCAGCCTGCCGGCCGACGTGACCGCCGCCGCGGCCGCCGGGGTGGTTCCCGCCGACCCCACCGCCACGCCCGCCGCGAGGCTGCTCGCCACCGGCGAGGCCCTGCGGGGCCATCTGGACGAGGGCGGCAACCTGCGCCGGATGTTCCGGTCCCGGGCACAGAAGGACGCGGCGGACCTGCTCGAGGGAACGACGGTCGACGGCCTCGCACCGACCACAGCCGAGCTGCTCGACCTGGTGCTCGCCAGGCTGCGGGCCGAGGTCGCGATCGACGCCGCGGCCAGGGCCTGGGCGCTTGCCGGTGTCATGGTCGGCTTCGAGCCGAGGGGCGCAGTCGACGAGCCGGCCGGGGACGCCGCGGCGCCCGAGGCCCGGCTGGCGCGGCTCATCGAGGCGCAGGACGCGCTCGGCGCGATCGTCGCCGTGGTCACGGCGCGCGATCGGGCCCGTTCCCTGCTCGCGGCGCTGGAGGCCGAGACGACCCCCAGCTCGGCCCGATCTGAGGCCGACAGGCTCGCGGTCGGCTCCGGCCTGGTCGACCTCAGCTCGACGGACGCGCTGCACGATCTGGTCGACGCGGCCGCGATCGCCCGGCTGCGCCTCGCCGCCGCCCAGGCTCAGGCTGACCTCGACCAGCTGCGCGCAGAGGTGCTGAGTGCCGCCGAGCGGCCCGGCTTCCCGGCCGAGCTGCGCCAGGTCGCGGCCAGCCTCGCGACCCGCGACCCGGCCGCCTACGGCGCCGCGCGCCACCGGCTGCTCGACGCGGCCGCCGCCCGCCGGGCCTCCACGCGGCGGGCGGACCTGCTGAGCCGCCTGACGGCCGCGCACCCGGCGCTCGCGGAGCTGCTGGTCGCCGAGGCCGGCGGTCCCGACCCGGCGACGTCCGCGAGCGATGCCGACTGGCGGCGCCGGCTCGCGCGTTTCGAGGCGGCCTGGTCGTGGGGCCTGGCCGCCGGCTGGCTCGCCGACGCGGGCGCCGCCGGGCCCGGCCGTACCGGTGACGCACCCGATTTCGACGCCCAGCTCGACGCCGCCGAGGACGCCGTGGCCGCCGCGACGGCCCAGCTCGCCGGCGCCAAGGCGTGGCAGCACTGCCTGGAACGCATGGGCACCCGGGAGTCGGCCGCGCTGCGCGCCTACGCCGACGCCGTCGGGGCCGGCAGCCGGTCCGGGCGGCACGCCGAGCGCTACCGCCAGGCCGCACGGGAGGCCATGGCCGTCGCCCAGACGGCCGTGCCCGCCTGGGTGATGCCGATCGGCGCGGTCCTGTCCACCATCCCCGCGGTGCGCGACAGCTTCGACGTCGTGATCGTCGACGAGGGCAGCCAGGCCGGACTGGACAGCCTGTTCCTGCTGTGGCTCGCCCCACGGGTGATCATCGTGGGTGATGACCGGCAGTGCACCCCGCCGGTCACCCTGGGCCGCGGGGCAGTCGTCGCGGATTCGAGCGGCAGCGGTCCCGAGCGGACAGCCGAGGCCGGCGCGCTGGCCGCGCCGGACGCCTGGGCACCCGACGACGCCGACGAGCTGGACCCGGTCTTCCGCCGGCTGGACGCACTGCTGCCCGACCTGCCCGCCTGGCTACGGGTCTCGTTCACCCCGCGCTCCAGCCTGTTCAGCCTGCTGCGGACCCGGTTCGGCGAGGTCATCCGGCTGCGCGAGCACTTCCGCTGCATGCCGGAGATCATCGAGTGGTCGTCGGCGATGTTCTACCGGGACGCGCCACTGGTGCCGCTGCGCCAGTTCGGCGCCGACCGCCTGCCGCCGCTGCGGTCCCGGCACGTCCCGCACGGCTACACCACGGGTGCGGGCGCCGGGCTGCGCAACCCGGCGGAGGCCGAGGCGCTGGTCGCGCACCTGCTGGAGTGCGCGGCCGACCCGCGCTACGACGGCGCCTCCTTCGGCGTCGTCGTCCTGCAGGGCACCGGCCAGGCCGAGCTGGTCCGCGCCCTGTTGGCGGCCCGGCTGCCGGCCGCCGAGCAGCTGCGCCGCAGGCTCCGGGTCGGCACCCCGCCGGACTTCCAGGGCGACGAGCGGGACGTCGTGTTCCTGTCGATGGTCGTCGCGCCGGGCGCGCCGGCCATCGCGCTGACCCGCCAGGAGTACCAGCGGCGGTTCAACGTCGCCGCCTCGCGCGCCCGCGACCAGGTCTGGCTGTTCCATTCCGCCGGCCTCGAGGACCTGGACCCCGGCGACCTGCGGCACAGCTACCTGTCCTACGTACTGGCGCACAGCCACGCTGACGAGAACGAGGCAGAGGAGCCGCCGCGGCTCGACCAGGTCGCCCCGGACATCCCGCATCCCCGGTTCGACTCGCTGTTCGAGCAGCGGGTGTTCCGGGAGCTCACGAGCGCCGGCTACCGGGTGGCCCCGCAGGTCGAGGTCAACGGCCGGCGGATCGACCTGGTGGTCGCCGGCGGCCGCGCCCGGCTGGCCGTCGAGTGCGACGGGGACGCGGTCGAGACGACGGCGCGGGTCGCGCACGACTTCGCCCGGGAACGCCAGCTGCGCCGGGCCGGCTGGCCGTTCTGGCGGGTCCGCCAGTCCGACTTCGAGACCGACCCAGCCGCCGCCCTGGCCAGCCTGTGGCCCCGCCTCGCCGCCGCCGGCATCACACCGGTGGACAAGTCCGCGCCGGCCCGCGAGGACGGCACGACCGCCGCCGGCTCGGGCGCGAGCAGCCCGGTCGCCACCGCCCCGACGGCCGGCTGGCGGCCCATCGCGCTGTCCGACCAGGACGGGCTCGACGACGACCTCGACTAG
- a CDS encoding acetamidase/formamidase family protein — translation MALQPGKGKVDGKHYLPSTPETVRWGELPTARTRPVLTVDNGATVTIDTVSQEGILEDQGRDPDTFFARHGVTASEVLEDARAIAASGIPHRFGVDGPHVVTGPVHVRGAEPGDVLRVEILSLLPRARYGLISNRHGQGLLAGEFPEGPMPDQDADARHWQGFRTVGSFCAVERRRGKLFGVLDATAGGARVRFPLNPFVGIMAVAVDLGGEPGSDGADPEAGAATVPSTSVGLHGGALDCGDLGLGARLYLPVQVSGALFAVGDPHYAAGAGKIGLTALEGPLRATFRLSALREPAARAALGSLREPFVETELSWLTLGLDVDPTEAIRRAARSAVLFLSSRLGLDRASALAYLTAAADFGMSQVVNGVQTAYCRIRRSDFTEPPPPRPRLPRAALGRLVGNDDGAGYDGASHDRAGYDGASHDGASHDGAGYDGLDGASRDGGGYDADGEALDGAARTQDDGDAPREDERVGLPRAAVRRKKVNDPPPPAGAGADERDGQDEAERDPAGTDGGPAAPAPRAADQVPGSLPRQVTSSSSRRPLRRSETPTPPSTG, via the coding sequence GTGGCGCTGCAGCCAGGGAAGGGAAAGGTCGACGGCAAGCACTACCTGCCTTCGACCCCGGAGACGGTCCGGTGGGGGGAGTTGCCGACTGCCCGCACCCGCCCCGTCCTCACCGTCGACAACGGGGCGACGGTCACCATCGACACGGTCAGCCAGGAGGGAATCCTGGAGGACCAGGGCCGTGACCCGGACACGTTCTTCGCCCGGCACGGCGTCACCGCCTCCGAGGTGCTCGAGGACGCGCGGGCCATCGCCGCGTCCGGTATCCCGCACCGCTTCGGGGTCGACGGCCCGCACGTCGTGACCGGGCCCGTACACGTGCGCGGCGCCGAGCCTGGCGACGTACTGCGCGTCGAGATCCTCTCGCTGCTGCCGCGGGCCCGGTACGGGCTGATCTCCAACCGGCACGGGCAGGGCCTGCTCGCCGGCGAGTTCCCCGAGGGCCCGATGCCGGACCAGGACGCCGACGCCCGCCACTGGCAGGGCTTCCGCACCGTCGGCAGCTTCTGCGCGGTAGAGCGCCGGCGGGGCAAGCTGTTCGGCGTGCTCGACGCGACGGCCGGCGGCGCCCGGGTCCGCTTCCCGCTCAACCCGTTCGTCGGGATCATGGCGGTCGCCGTCGATCTCGGCGGAGAGCCGGGCAGCGACGGCGCCGACCCGGAGGCCGGTGCCGCCACTGTCCCGTCCACCTCCGTCGGGCTGCACGGCGGCGCCCTGGACTGCGGCGACCTCGGCCTCGGCGCCCGCCTCTACCTGCCGGTCCAGGTGTCCGGCGCGCTGTTCGCGGTCGGCGACCCGCACTACGCGGCCGGCGCCGGCAAGATCGGGCTGACCGCGTTGGAGGGCCCGCTGCGGGCCACGTTCCGGCTGTCCGCACTGCGGGAGCCGGCGGCGAGGGCGGCACTCGGATCGCTGCGGGAGCCGTTCGTCGAGACCGAGTTGTCCTGGCTCACACTGGGCCTGGATGTCGACCCCACCGAGGCGATCCGGCGGGCGGCCCGCTCGGCGGTGCTGTTCCTCTCCAGCCGGCTCGGCCTGGACCGGGCCTCGGCGCTGGCCTACCTGACGGCCGCGGCCGACTTCGGGATGAGCCAGGTTGTCAACGGCGTGCAGACCGCCTACTGCCGGATCCGGCGGTCGGACTTCACCGAGCCACCGCCGCCCCGGCCGCGGCTGCCACGCGCCGCGCTCGGCCGGCTGGTCGGCAACGACGACGGTGCCGGCTACGACGGTGCGAGCCATGACCGTGCCGGTTATGACGGTGCGAGCCATGACGGTGCGAGCCATGACGGTGCCGGTTATGACGGCCTGGATGGCGCCAGCCGCGACGGCGGCGGCTACGACGCGGACGGCGAGGCGCTCGACGGCGCGGCGCGCACCCAGGATGACGGCGATGCCCCACGCGAGGACGAGCGTGTCGGCCTCCCGCGGGCCGCCGTCCGCCGGAAGAAGGTCAACGACCCGCCGCCGCCCGCCGGCGCCGGCGCCGACGAGCGAGATGGGCAGGATGAGGCGGAGCGAGACCCCGCCGGGACGGACGGCGGACCGGCCGCTCCGGCGCCGCGGGCCGCCGATCAGGTTCCCGGCTCGCTGCCTCGGCAGGTCACCTCGAGCTCGTCGCGCCGGCCACTGCGCCGCAGCGAGACGCCGACCCCACCGTCGACGGGCTAG
- a CDS encoding thiamine-phosphate kinase yields the protein MTGVLADLGEFGLIRAITARFPPHDGLLIGPGDDAALLAAPDGRVVATTDLLLEGRHFRRDYSTGYDVGRKAAAQNLSDVVAMGARPTGLLVGLAAPGDLPVSWALRLADGLRDECAEIGAFVAGGDVSSADRVLLAITALGDLGGAGAVRRSGARPGDQVAVAGRLGWAQAGLELLGSGAAGPRELLDAHRRPQPPYADGLALAAAGATAMCDVSDGLLADVGHLASASGVQVQLWARAFEVAEPLRAAAAALDADPLRWVLTGGDDNAFVACLPPDTALPTGARLVGHVTEGSGVLVDGAPFAGPQGWDHYRQP from the coding sequence ATGACCGGAGTCCTTGCCGATCTTGGGGAGTTTGGCCTGATCAGGGCGATCACCGCCAGGTTCCCACCGCACGACGGGCTGCTGATCGGGCCCGGCGACGACGCGGCCCTGCTCGCCGCACCCGACGGCCGGGTCGTGGCGACGACCGACCTGCTCCTCGAGGGCCGGCACTTCCGCCGCGACTACTCGACCGGTTACGACGTCGGCCGCAAGGCGGCGGCCCAGAACCTCAGCGACGTGGTGGCCATGGGCGCCCGGCCCACGGGTCTGCTCGTCGGCCTCGCCGCCCCCGGTGACCTGCCGGTCTCCTGGGCGCTGCGGCTCGCCGACGGACTGCGCGACGAGTGCGCGGAGATCGGGGCGTTCGTGGCCGGCGGCGACGTGAGCTCCGCCGACCGGGTCCTGCTGGCGATCACCGCGCTGGGCGACCTGGGCGGGGCGGGCGCCGTCCGCCGCTCGGGGGCGCGCCCCGGGGACCAGGTCGCCGTGGCCGGCCGGCTCGGCTGGGCCCAGGCCGGCCTGGAGCTGCTCGGCTCCGGCGCGGCCGGCCCGCGCGAGCTGCTCGACGCGCACCGGCGCCCGCAGCCGCCCTACGCGGACGGGCTGGCACTGGCCGCGGCCGGCGCGACGGCGATGTGCGACGTCAGCGACGGGCTGCTCGCCGACGTCGGCCACCTGGCGTCCGCCTCGGGGGTCCAGGTGCAGCTGTGGGCCAGAGCCTTCGAGGTCGCGGAGCCGCTGCGGGCCGCCGCGGCGGCGCTCGACGCGGACCCACTGCGGTGGGTCCTCACCGGCGGTGACGACAACGCCTTCGTCGCCTGCCTCCCGCCGGACACCGCGTTGCCAACCGGTGCCCGCCTCGTCGGCCACGTCACCGAGGGCTCCGGCGTCCTGGTGGACGGTGCGCCCTTCGCGGGTCCACAGGGCTGGGACCACTACCGCCAGCCCTGA
- a CDS encoding hydantoinase/oxoprolinase family protein, giving the protein MAGDGQATTEELGPARPATGPAPGGYRVGIDVGGTFTDLAAVGPDGHTLYAKVPSVPADPSLAVLAALSVAFEQRSRTTGQTGTAAAQGGWIERFAHGTTVATNALLERAGARTALVTTHGFRDVVEIGRQNRPSLYDLTRDRPASLVPRELRFTVRERCGPDGVLEPLTAAEIDRVAGRVAGVEGLAAVAVCLLFSFAWPGHERALADALRARLPGVTVVASSEVLPAFREYERFATATADAYLTPKLSSYLTRLRGRLARAGIGEPLVMQSSGGVAALADAAAHAATCVLSGPAGGVVGAAYVAGLSGVRDLLTFDMGGTSTDVAPVLDGQALTTSESVLAGVPIMLPTVDVHSVSAGGGSIAWADSGGALRVGPASAGADPGPACYQRGGREATVTDADLVLGYLGDGASLGRGRRAIGAEAAPGTAEPAWERGDQDDPEVTLSLAAATAAVERLGARLGLSALAAAAGVVAVADAEMTRALRVVSVERGLDPRALALVAFGGAGGTHACALAEALGMTTVLVPRAAGVLSALGLALGDVRRDHAAPLRGRLGEVDLAGAFDRLTVAALQAAEPTGPPERPREPADGRSAGSAAAGGPDGGLLLERLVDCRYVGQAHELTVSAGPARPAGGGDAAPAEAANRALVTGVRAAFEAEHARRYGHLAPERDVEAVAVRLVATLPGVRPALTAEPADAAASRSRRKVWLGAGWQEVDVVARAALGPGDELPGPAVVEFDEATTLVRPGWTARVDAVGSLVLQHGRDDG; this is encoded by the coding sequence ATGGCGGGAGACGGGCAGGCGACGACGGAGGAGCTGGGCCCCGCGCGGCCCGCGACCGGGCCGGCCCCGGGCGGCTACCGGGTGGGTATCGACGTCGGCGGAACGTTCACCGACCTCGCGGCCGTCGGGCCGGACGGGCACACGCTGTACGCGAAGGTGCCATCCGTCCCCGCGGATCCCTCGCTCGCGGTCCTCGCGGCGTTGTCCGTGGCCTTCGAGCAGCGATCCCGGACCACCGGGCAGACCGGGACAGCGGCGGCTCAGGGCGGCTGGATCGAGCGATTCGCGCACGGCACCACGGTCGCCACCAACGCGCTGCTCGAACGGGCCGGCGCGCGAACCGCGCTCGTCACCACACACGGCTTCCGGGACGTCGTCGAGATCGGCCGGCAGAACCGGCCGTCGCTCTACGACCTGACCAGGGACCGGCCGGCGAGCCTGGTCCCGCGCGAGCTGCGGTTCACCGTTCGCGAGCGGTGCGGGCCCGACGGCGTGTTGGAGCCCCTCACCGCCGCCGAGATCGACCGGGTGGCCGGTCGGGTGGCGGGCGTCGAGGGGCTCGCGGCGGTGGCCGTCTGCCTGTTGTTCTCGTTCGCCTGGCCGGGGCACGAACGGGCGCTCGCCGACGCCCTGCGGGCCCGGCTGCCAGGGGTGACGGTCGTGGCGTCCAGCGAGGTGCTGCCGGCGTTCCGCGAGTACGAGCGGTTCGCGACCGCCACCGCCGACGCCTACCTCACGCCGAAGCTGTCCTCCTACCTGACCCGGCTACGCGGCCGGCTGGCGCGGGCGGGGATCGGCGAACCGCTGGTCATGCAGTCGTCGGGCGGGGTCGCGGCGCTCGCCGACGCGGCCGCGCACGCCGCCACCTGCGTGCTGTCCGGCCCGGCCGGCGGTGTGGTGGGAGCGGCCTACGTGGCCGGGCTGTCCGGGGTCCGCGACCTGTTGACGTTCGACATGGGCGGCACCTCGACCGACGTCGCGCCGGTGCTCGACGGCCAGGCGCTGACCACGTCCGAGTCCGTCCTGGCCGGCGTCCCGATCATGCTCCCGACGGTGGACGTGCACTCCGTCAGCGCCGGTGGTGGATCGATCGCCTGGGCCGACTCCGGGGGCGCCCTGCGGGTCGGGCCGGCGTCGGCCGGCGCGGACCCGGGACCTGCCTGCTACCAGCGTGGCGGGCGCGAGGCGACGGTCACCGACGCGGACCTCGTGCTCGGCTATCTCGGCGACGGCGCGAGCCTCGGCCGGGGTCGGCGCGCGATCGGCGCCGAGGCCGCGCCCGGAACGGCGGAGCCGGCCTGGGAACGAGGCGACCAGGACGACCCCGAGGTCACTCTGTCGCTGGCCGCCGCCACCGCCGCGGTGGAGCGCCTCGGCGCCCGCCTGGGCCTGTCCGCGCTGGCCGCCGCTGCCGGGGTGGTCGCCGTCGCGGACGCGGAGATGACGCGGGCGCTGCGGGTCGTGTCGGTCGAGCGCGGACTGGACCCGCGCGCGCTCGCGCTGGTCGCCTTCGGCGGTGCCGGCGGGACCCATGCCTGCGCCCTGGCCGAGGCGCTCGGGATGACGACCGTGCTGGTCCCGCGGGCCGCCGGGGTGCTCTCGGCCCTGGGCCTGGCGCTCGGTGACGTCCGCCGCGACCACGCCGCCCCGCTGCGCGGCCGGCTCGGCGAGGTCGACCTGGCCGGCGCGTTCGACCGGCTCACCGTGGCGGCGCTCCAGGCCGCCGAACCCACCGGTCCGCCGGAACGGCCCCGCGAGCCCGCGGACGGCCGGTCGGCGGGCAGCGCAGCGGCCGGCGGGCCGGACGGTGGCCTTCTGCTGGAGCGGCTGGTGGACTGCCGTTATGTCGGCCAGGCGCACGAGCTGACGGTCTCCGCCGGTCCGGCGCGGCCCGCCGGTGGGGGAGACGCGGCGCCGGCCGAGGCCGCGAACCGGGCGCTGGTGACGGGCGTGCGGGCCGCCTTCGAGGCCGAGCATGCCCGCCGGTACGGCCATCTCGCGCCGGAGCGGGACGTCGAGGCCGTCGCCGTCCGGCTGGTCGCGACCTTGCCAGGGGTTCGACCGGCGCTCACCGCCGAGCCCGCCGACGCGGCGGCCAGCCGCTCACGTCGCAAGGTCTGGCTCGGCGCCGGCTGGCAGGAGGTCGACGTCGTCGCCCGGGCGGCGCTCGGGCCGGGCGACGAGCTGCCCGGCCCGGCCGTCGTCGAGTTCGACGAGGCGACCACGCTTGTCCGCCCCGGCTGGACGGCGCGGGTCGACGCCGTCGGCAGCCTCGTCCTCCAGCACGGCCGTGACGATGGGTGA